ATGATGTCTCCAGCCCGACACGAGTGACGCCTCATTAAGTCCGCGCAGGGGCAACCTGTCAATATCCGTCCTGTCAGCGGCAGCCAGTCTCCGCCGTCCGGCGATTCCTGAAACGACGCCCGAACGGGGGTCAGGTCGCCATCCTTGCGAGAGAAGGTCAAGATGGAGGTATGGCTGACCTGAAGCGCTGGACCGCCCGACTGGGTGCGTTGTTCACCACCCTGACCCTGAGCATCCTCGTCCCGGCCGCGGCCTGGGCGAGCACCAACGGCGTCGCCGACGCGCTGATCGAGGAGCGGCGCCGCCGCGGCGGTGGCGGTGGCTTCTTCCTCTTCGGCGCGGTCTGCTGCGTCGGCGTCGTCGTCGTGATCGTCGTCGTCCTCCTCCTGGTGTCCCGCGGCCGCCGGCGCAAGTAGCGGTCGTGATGTACTACCGGGCGTGGAGCTGCTGCATTCGGGCAAGGTTCGGGACGTCTACGCGGACGGCGAGGATCTGATCCTCGTCGCGTCCGACCGCATCTCGGTCTACGACGTGGTGCTGCCCACGCCGATCCCGGACAAGGGCAAGATCCTTACCCAGCTCTCGCTCTGGTGGTTCGACCAGCTCGCCGATCTGATCCCGCACCACGTGATCAGCGCGACCGACGTGCCGGAGGAGTGGGCCGGTCGCGCGATCCGGTGCAAGCGCCTGCGGATGGCGAAGGTCGAGTGCGTCGCGCGCGGCTACCTGACCGGCTCCGGCATGAAGGACTACCTGGCGACCGGCGTGGTCTCCGGCGTGCGGCTGCCGGCCGGCCTGGTGGAGGCGTCGAAGCTGGCGGAGCCGATCTTCACGCCGAGCACCAAGGCGCCGATGGGCGAGCACGACGAGCCGATGACCTTCCCCGAGGTGGAGAAGGAGGTCGGCGCGGACGTCGCCGCTCAGCTGCGGGACATCACGCTGGACGTGTACCGCCGGGGCGCCGAGATCGCGGCCGAGCGCGGCCTGATCATCGCGGACACCAAGCTGGAGCTGGGCTGGGACGCCGACGGCGTGCTGACGCTCGGCGACGAGGTGCTGACGCCCGACTCGTCCCGGTTCTGGCCCGGCGCGGACTACCGGCCCGGCCGCGTGCAGTTCTCGTTCGACAAGCAGTACGTGCGCGACTGGTCGATGTCCACCGGCTGGGACAAGACGCCGCCCGCGCCGGAGGTCCCGGCCGACGTGGTCGAGGTCACCCGCGCCCGCTACGTCGACGTCTACGAGCGGATCACCGGCACCCGCTGGTGAGGTGCCTCGCGACCCGGTACCTCCGGTAATCTGCCGCCTTATGGCGCTCTTCGATCTCCCGCTGGACGAGTTGCGGAACTACCGGCCCGAGCCGCACGTTCCCGACGACCTGGACGCGTTCTGGGCCGAGACGCTGGCCGAGGCGCGGTCCGCCGCCGCGCCCGCGGTCGCCACGCCGGTGGAGACCCCGTTCGCGGGTCTGCGCACCTACGACGTGACGTTCACCGGCTTCGCCGGGCAGCCGGTCAAGGGTTGGCTGAACGTGCCGGCCGCCGCGGACGGCCCGCTGCCCGTGGTGGTCGAGTTCATCGGCTACGGCGGTGGCCGCGGCCTGCCGCACGAGTGGCTGCTCTGGGCGTCGGCGGGCTACGCGCACTTCGTGATGGACACCCGAGGGCAGGGTGCCGGCTGGCGCGGTGGTGACACGCCGGACCCGGGCCCGGACGGGGCCGGGCCGTCGCACCCCGGCTTCATGACCCGGGGCATCCTCGATCCGCGCACCTACTACTACCGGCGTTTGTTCGCGGACGCGGCGCGTGCGGTGGAGAGCGCGGCCGACCTGCCCGGCGTGGACGCGTCCCGGCTCGCGGTGACCGGCCACAGCCAGGGCGGCGCGCTGTCGCTGGCCGCGGCGTCGCTCGTACCGTCGCTGGTCAAGGCCGTGGTGTCGCAGGCGCCGTTCCTCTGCCACATCCGCCGGATGGTCGGGCTGACCGACAGCGACCCGTTCAACGAGGTGGTCCGCTTCTTCCGGGTCAACCCGGGGCGGATCGAGACCGCGCGGCGGACGCTGGACTACATCGACCTGCTGCACCTGACGCCGAAGGCGACCGCGCCGCTGCTGGCGTCCGCCGCGCTGATGGACGCCACCTGCCCGCCCTCGGGGATCTTCGCCGCGGTGAACGCGTACGGCGGGGCGGAGAAGGACATCGCGGTCTACGAGTGGGACGGTCACGAGGGCGGCCGCGCCGACTTCCACGGCCGGAGCGTCGCGTTCGTGAACGGCGTGCTCAAGGGATGACAGCAGGAGCGGGCCGCGGTGGAACACCGCGACCCGCTCCGCTTCCGAGCCGTGTCGTTACGCCCGGTTCCACTTCTGGTTCGGCGTGCCCGCGCAGTCCCACAGCTGCAGCTTCGCGCCACCGGCCGGGTTGCTGCCGCGCACGTCGACGCACTTGTTCGCGGCGATGTTGACCAGGTCGCCGGCGCCGCTCAGGGTGAACTGCTGCCAGCCCGAACCGTTGCAGTTGGCGAGCTGGATGTTCGTGCCGTTGGCGGGGTTGCCGCCGGCCACGTCCATGCACTTGCCGACCGCGGTCAGCGTGCCGTTGCCGTTGAACGTCCACTTCTGCGCCGCGGTGTTGTTGCAGTCCCAGATCTGCAGCGGCAGGCCGTCCTGCGACGCGCCGTTCGGCACGTCGATGCAGCGGCCGGACTGCACGCCCTTGAGCGAGACGCCGCCGGTGGCCGGCGGGGGCTGGGTGCCGCCGTCGTACGAGTAGACCCGCACGTAGTCCGCGACCAGGCTCTGCGGGAACTGGGTGCTGCCGTCCGGGTTGCCCGGCCAGTTGCCGCCGACCGCCAGGTTCATGATCATGAAGAACGGCTTGTCGAAGACCCACCGGTTGCCGTTCAGGTTGGCCGGGGTCTTCCGGGTGTACTCGACGCCGTCCAGGTACCAGACGATCAGGTTCGGCGACCAGTCCACGGTGTAGGTGTGGAACGCGTCGCCGAGCGGCGCGTTGTGCACCTTGGAGCCGGTCAGGCCGCCACCGCCGGAGTAGCCCGGGCCGTGGATGGTGCCGTAGACCGTGTTCGGCTCCTTGCCGACGTTCTCCATGATGTCGATCTCGCCGCTGTTCGGCCAGCCGACCGAGCCGATGTCCGCGCCGAGCATCCAGAACGCCGGCCAGATGCCCTGGCCCTTCGGCAGCTTCAGGCGCGCCTCGAACCGGCCATACGTCTGGGTGAACTTGCCGTTCGTCATCAGGCGGGCGGACGTGTACTGACACGAGCCGTAGTGGCACTGGTAGCCGGCCGGGTTCTCCCGGCGGGCGGTGATCACCATGTTGCCGTTGCCGTCCAGCGCGGAGTTGCTCGCGCTGTTCGTGTAGTACTGCAGCTCGTTGTTGCCCCAGCCGTGACCGCCGGTCTCCTGCACCCACTTGCTGCCGTCCGGCCGGGTGCCGGCCGCGCCGTTGAACTCGTCCGACCAGACCAGCGTGCTGGCCGCGGACGCTTCGGGTTCGCTGTTGGTCAGGTACAACGCGCCGCCGAGGCCGGTCGCGACGACGGACAGCGCGAGCAGCGCGCGGCCGATCTTGCTGCCGATGAACCAGCGGGCACGGCGGGGTCGGTGTGCCCCGGGTATCCGGTGCATGTGGGCGCACCTCCGGTCGAATCAGATGGTTTGTGGAACATCTGGATACGACCTCATCGATGCCGGTGTCGTCAAGAGAGCGCTCTCAAATTTAGGGCAGAGTTAGGCCGGGCCTGCTCAGTGGTGATCAGCGCGTGGCTAAGCTGCTCGCCGTGCGTGACATCGCAGTGTTCAGCGGAAGTGCCCACCCGGAGCTCGCCGAGGAGATCTGCAGCCACCTCGGCGTCCCCCTGCTCCCCACCCGCGTCTCCCGATTCGCCAACGACTGCCTGGAGGTCCAGCTACAGGCCAACTGCCGCGAGCGCGACGTCTTCCTGATCCAGCCGCTGGTGCCGCCGGTCCAGGAGAACCTGGTCGAGCTGCTGCTCATGCTGGACGCGGCGCGCGGCGCGTCCGCGGCCCGGACCACGGTCGTGCTGCCGCACTACGCCTACGCCCGATCGGACAAGAAGGACGCGCCACGCATCTCGATCGGCGGCCGGCTCGTCGCGGACCTGCTGAGCACCGCGGGCGCGAACCGGGTGCTCGCGATGACGCTGCACTCGCCGCAGGTGCACGGCTTCTTCAACATCCCGGTCGACCACCTGCACGCGCTGCGCGAACTGGCCGACCACTTCAAGCAGTACGACCTGACCGACACCGTGGTCGTCTCGCCCGACCTGGGCAACGCCAAGGAGGCGGCCGCGTTCGCCCGCATGCTCGGCACGCCGGTCGCGGCCGGAGCCAAGCAGCGCTTCAGCGACGACAAGGTCAAGATCTCCGCCGTGATCGGCGACGTGGTGGACCGCGACGTGATCGTCCTGGACGACGAGATCGCCAAGGGCAGCACCGTGATCGAACTGATGGACCACCTTCGCGAACTCAAGGTTCGCTCGATCCGCCTCGCCTGCACCCACGGCCTCTTCTCCAGCGGCGCGCTGCAGCGCCTCAGTGACCAGCCCGGCGTGGCGGAGATCGTCTGCACGAACACGGTCCCGATCCCCGCGGTCAAACGCGTCCCCAAGCTCCGCACGCTCTCCGTCGCCCCGGCCCTCGCCGAGGCCATGCGCCGCATCCACAACGGCGAGTCGGTCAGCGCGCTGTTCCACTGACAAGAACCGCAGAAGCGCATCTTCCCGCTTCCGGCGTGGCCGGGTCCCCAGTGCTCCCGCGGGCACCGGTCGTCGCTGGCGCTCCTCCCTGCCGGTCCCGCGGTGGTCCCGAAAACCCCGGTGGCGAGGCGGTCCGGGAAACCTCAGCGCCGTTGTGGTCCGGGATGCCGCGGTGCCGCTGTGGTCCGGGATGCCGCGGTGCCGCTGTGGTCCGGGATGCCGCGGTGCCGCTGTGGCGCCGGAAGCCGCAGTGTGGGGCGCCTCGGTGCCGTGATGGTCCTGGGCCCGGGTACCGCTGGCGGTCACGTGAATCTCGGTGCCGCGGTGGTCCCGGAAGCCCGGTCCCGCGGTGGTCGCGGAGGCCCGGGCGGTGTGCCGTCTGCCGGCACGCCGCCCGCATTGCTTGCGGCGTCGCGTTGCTGGCGGTGCACGCATTGCTTGCGGTGCACGCGTTACCTGCGGTGTCGCGTCGCTGGTGGTGCGGTGTTGCCTGCGGTGCCGTGTTGCTTGCGGTGCCGTGTTGCTTGTGGCGTCGCGTCGGGTTGCTCACGGCCCGTCCGTCGGTGCGCTATCCGGTCGGTGCGCCGCTCGTCGCCGGTGAGGGTGTCGAGGGTGCCGGGTCGGCGGCGGCCGTGGCCGTGATCCGGCCGGCGACCAGCAGCGTGGCCAGTGCGGCGACCGTGGTGAGGGCGAGCGCGCCGGTGAAGCCGGCGGTGCCGAGCGAGTGGAAGATCAGGCCGGTGACGGCGAGCGTGACGCTGCTGGCGGCCGCGTCCGCGATGGCCTTGGCGCTGAGGTTGAAGCCCTGGGTGTCCGGTGCGGAGAACGCCAGGACCGCGGTGCTGATCCGCGGGTACATCGCGCCCATCCCGCCGCCCGCGAGCAGCCAGCCGGCGCCGGCGACCAGCGGGTGCAGGCCCAGCGCGGCGGTGGCCAGGACGGTGAGCACGCCGAGCGCCAGCAGCGCGGCACCGAGGCGGATCACGGTCCGGTGCGGCACGGTTGCGGCGAACCGGCGGCCCTGCAGGTCCGAGGCAAGTGCCCAGGAGAGCGCGGCCGCGGTGAGGAACGCGCCGGAGAGCCAGGCGGGATAGCCGTACCGGTCCTGGAGCAGCAGCGGCAGGTAGGCCTCGGTGCCGAAGAACGCGGCACCGGCCGCACCGCACACGAGGACGGTGGACGGCAGGCCGCGGGCCGCGCGCAGCGTGCCGGGCGGCAGCAGCGGGCGGAGCGCGAGCGCGGCGGCGACCAGCACCGGCACCACCAGCGGCCAGGACGAGGCGAGGCTGAGCGCGACCACGGCGGCGGCGACCACCACGGCGGCGGCGATCCGGCGGAGGTCGGTGCCGGACAGCGGCGTGGGCTCGACCGGGGCGACCCGGCGCAACGCCGGCAGGATCAGCGTGGTGACCAGCGCGACCAGGATCAGCACGCCGAGGAAGACCCAGTGCCAGGAGAGCGCGTCGGTGACCAGGCCGGCCGCGAACGGGCCGATCAGCGACGGCACCACCCATGCGGCGGCGAACAGGCCGAACAGGCGCGGGTGCAGGGACGGCGGGTAGACGCGCGCGACGACCACGTTGAGCGCGACCGTGTAGGCGCCGTAGCCGAGGCCCTGCAGGAGCCGGCCGGCGATGAAGACGGTCATGTTCTCCGCCAGGCCGGCCAGCGCGAGACCGGCCGCGAACACGCCGATCGCGGCGAGCAGCGGGCGCGCCGGACCGCGGCGGTCGGCCAGCGTGCCGCCGGTGACCATGCCGACCGCGCCGGCCGCGAGTGTGGCGGCGAAGCCGAGCGTGTAGAGCGCCCGGCCGCCGAGATCCGCCGTGATGATCGGCATGACCGTGGTGACCGCGAGGGACTCGAACGCGGCCAGGAAGACCAGGCTGACCGCGCCGATCGTGGTGAGCAGATGGCGGCGGTCGAAGACGCTGTCGATCATCAGCCGACGGTAGGACCTCACGTGCGGTTCAGGTCAAGGCGGAGGTGACGCGCACCGTCGTGCCCCGCGGGCCGCTCGTCACCTCGATGTCGTCGGTGAGCTTGTCCGCCAGGAACAGTCCCCAGCCGCCGGGCGTGGCCGGGACCGGTGGCGGAGCGGGCCGCTCGGCCGTGACCGGGTCGAAGCCGCCGCCGGTGTCGACCACCTCGCAGGTGACCGACCCGGGGTCGTGCCAGAGCCGCAGCCGCCCCTGCCCGCCGCCGTGCCGGACCGCGTTCGTGAGCAGCTCGTAGACCGCGAGCACGAAGTCGTCGAGACGCTCGCCGCGCAGTCCCGCGGTCGCGGCGCAGGCGGCCACGTGATGGCGGAGCGCGGTCACGCCGGCCGCGTCGAACCGGCGCTCGAGCAGCGCGACGGCGCCCGCGGGCGGAACCGCGAGCGGTGAGACGGGGTGGTGGTCGGCCATGCCCAGTTCCCCTCGCCTGCTGGTCAAGGGCGTACGGCATCCCCACAGTACGCGTTCGGTCGCTCCGGGGCGCGACGAGTGTGGCACCGTGGCACCGTGCAGCAAGGTCTGGCGGCTCCCATGTGGCGGGCGATCGGTGCGTACCGGATCGCCTCGCTGCTGTACGTGATGGTCCTGATGGTCCGCAACGTGGATCAGTACGCGAACCCGGTCGCGGCCGGCCCGGTGCTCGCGCTGATGGTCGGCTGGACCGCGTTCGCGACCGCCGCGTTCGCCCGCCCGGCCTGGCGCGGCTGGCCGCTGCTGATCGCGGACCTCGCGGTCTCGCTGGCCGTGGTCGTGATCAGTCCTTATGTGGTGGGTCAGGACGCGCTGAGCGACGGCGTGCCCACGCTGGCCGTCGCCTGGCTGGGCGCACCGGTGCTGGCCTGGGCGGTCTCCGGCGGCCGGCGGCGCGGGCTGACCGCCGCGCTGCTGCTCGGCACCGCCGACGTCGTGGTCCGGGACCGGCTGCACCCGTCCACGCTCAACGGTTTCGCGCTGATGGTGCTGGCCGGTTTCGTGGTCGGGCTGGTGGCCCGGCTGGCCGTCGACGCGGAGGAGCGCATGCAACGCGCGATCGAGCTGGAGGCCGCGACCCGCGAGCGGGAACGGCTGGCCCGCGACATCCACGACTCGGTGCTGCAGGTGCTGGCGCTGGTCCAGCGGCGCGGCGCGCACCTGGACGGCGAGGCCGGCGAACTGGCCCGGCTGGCCGGTCAGCAGGAGGCGAAGCTGCGCATGCTGATCGCGGACGGCCCGGCCGGCCCGGCACCGGGCGAGGAGGGCGAGGCCGACCTGCGGGTGGTGCTCGGCCGGTTCGCCTCGGACACGGTGTCGATCGCGAGCCCGGCCACCCCGGTGCCGCTGCCGGTGCGCGCGGCCGAGACGGTCGCCGCCGCGGTCCGCGCCACGCTGGACAACGTGGACCGGCACGCCGGCCCGGCCGCCCGCGCCTGGGTCCTGCTGGAGGACGACGACGCCACGATCACGGTCTCGGTCCGCGACGACGGCCCGGGGTTCCCGGACGGCCGTCTCGAGGAGGCCGCCTCCCAGGGCCGCCTCGGCGTCGCCCAGTCCATCCGCGGCCGCATCGCCGACCTCGGCGGCACCGTCGAGATCTATTCGACACCCGCCGAGGGTACGGAGGTCGAACTCCACATCCCGCGCCGCTGACCCGCGGCCGCCGTGCCGCCGTGGGGTTCGTCCCGGCCGCCCGCGGAACTGGCAGGGAGGCCGCCCGCGGCCGACCGGTGCCCGCGGGAGCACTGGGAAGGCGACCACGCCGGAAGCGGGAAAGGCATCATGTTCCTGGGGCTGTGGTCCGGTTTCTCCGCGTCCGCCGGGGCTGTGCCGCGGCACCACTAGAGTGGCCTGGTGATCCGCGTGATGGTGGTGGACGACCACCCGATGTGGCGGGACGGCGTCGCCCGCGACCTGACCGAGGCCGGCCACGACGTGGTCGCGACCACGGGGGAGGGGCGGCAGGCGGTGCGCATCGCGGCCGCGGCCCGGCCCGACCTGGTGGTGCTGGACCTGCAGCTGCCGGACATCGACGGCGTCGAGGTGATCAGCGGGCTGCTGGCCGCGCTGCCCGGCGTGCGCATCCTGATGCTGTCGGCCAGCGGTGAGCAGCAGTCCGTGCTGGACGCGGTGAAGGCCGGCGCCACCGGCTACCTGCTGAAGTCCGCCGGTCAGGCCGAGTTCCTGGCCGCGGTGGAGTCGGCCGCGGCCGGTGAGGCGGTGTTCACGCCGGGGCTGGCCGGGCTGGTGCTGGGTGAGTTCCGCCGGCTGGCGACCGAGCCGCCGCGCGCGGCGGACGACGGCGCGCCGCGGCTGACCGACCGGGAGACCGAGGTGCTGCGGCTGGTCGCGAAGGGGTTGTCGTACAAGCAGATCGCGGAGCGGCTGGTGCTGTCCCACCGCACCGTGCAGAACCACGTGCAGAACACGCTCGGCAAGCTGCAGCTGCACAACCGGGTCGAACTGACCCGGTACGCCATCGAGAAGGGCCTCGATCAGTGAGCTTTCCGCCACCCGGCACTCCCGGTCCGTCGGCTGCCGCTCCGCCGTCCGGCCTCCCCGGCCCGGGCGGGACCGGCTCGGTGGGCGGCTTCTTCCAGCCGGAGTTCATCGCGCCGAAGCGGCGGCTCGGCGCCCGCGAGTTCGACTTCTCCCGGCAGGTCGCGGTGATGGCGATCGTCAACCGCACGCCGGACTCGTTCTTCGACCGGGGGCGCACGTTCGCGCTGCGCGCGGCCGTGGACGCGGTGCTGGCCGCGGCCGCGGACGGCGCGGACTGGATCGACATCGGCGGCGTGCCGTTCGGCCCCGGCCCGGAGGTCACCGAGGCCGAGGAGCTGGACCGGGTGATCCCGGTGGTCGAGGCGGTGCGCGCGGCCAGCGACGTGGTGATCTCGGTGGACACGTACCGGACCGGCGTGGCCCGGGCCGCGATCGACGCGGGCGCGGACGTCATCAACGACACCAGCGGGCTGCAGGACGACGCGCTCGCCTCGCTGGTCGCGGCGAGCGACGCCGCGCTGGTGATCACGCACAGCCTGGCGTCACCGCCGCGCACGCCGCACCCGCGGCCGGTCTACCAGGACGTGGCCGGTGAGATCGCGGTGTTCCTGGCCGCGCGGGCGGCGAAGGCGGTGTCGCTGGGCGTGCCGCCGGAGCGGATCATCATCGATCCCGGCCACGACCTGAACAAGAACACGCGCCACACGCTGGAGCTGTGCCGGCGGCTGCATGAGATCACCGCGATCGGCTACCCGACGCTGGCCGCGGTCTCGAACAAGGACTTCATCGGCGAGACGCTGGACCTGCCGGGCGGGCTGCGGCTGCCGGGCACGCTCGCGGCCGTGGTGCTGAGCATCGTGCAGGGTGCCCGGATCGTGCGGGTGCACGACGTACCGGCGGCGGTGTCGGCCGTGCGGCTGACCGAGGCGGTGCTCGGCTGGCGCGAACCGGTCTACACCCGGCACAACGTATGAGAACGCTCGACTACGCGGCGGCCGACCTGGTCGAGACGTACGCGATGGAGCGGCCGTCGCTGCGGGTCAACTTCGTCGCGAGCGCGGACGGCGCGGCCACGCTGGACGGGCGGTCCGGCGGGCTCGGCAACGCCAACGACCAGCACGTCCTGGGCCTGTTGCGGCAGCTGGCGGACGTGCTGGTGGTGGGCGCGGGGACGCTGCGGGCCGAGGGCTACGGCCCGCTGGTCCTGGGCGCCGACGCGATCGCGCACCGCCGCGCGCACGGGCTGCCGGACCATCCGCGGCTGGCCGTCGTCTCCGCGCGGCTGTACGAGCTCGGGCCGGAGCACCCGTCGTTCGCGGCCGCGCCGGTCCGGCCGCTGGTGATCACGGTCGGTGCCGCGCCGGCCGACCGCCGGCGCGCGCTGTCCGGCGTGGCGGACGTGCTGCTCTGCGGCGACGAGGAGCTGGACGCGGCCGCGCTGCCCGGGCTGCTGGCCGGGCGCGGGCTGCCCGGCGTGCTCTGCGAGGGCGGGCCCGCGCTGTTCGGCGCGCTCGTCGCGGCGGACGTGGTGGACGAGCTGTGCCTGACGCTGAGCCCGTGGCTGGCCGGAGCCGGCGCGAGCCGGATCGTCACGGGACCACCCGCCGCGCCGCGGGCGATGGAACTGCGACACGTGCTCACGGACGACGAGCTGCTGTTCCTCCGGTACGTGCGGCGCCGGTCCTGAGCGGACAGCCCGGACCGAGCGGTCGCGGACCGTGCGGTCGTGGGCCGGGTCGTCGCGGGCCGGGCGGTCGGGGGCCGGGTCGTCGTGGGCCGTGGCTGGGTCGGTCGCGGGCTGCGGCCGGGTCGAGCGTCCGGGTGGGCCGTGGCTAGGACGCGCGGCGGCGCCGGGCGGTCAGGATGGCCGCCGCGCCGACCGCCAGCCCGGTCGCCGCGCCGGTCCGGGCCAGCATGCGGCCCATCCCGTGCCACTCGCCGCGCGCCCGCCCGGTGGCCCGGCTGCCGGTGAGGTTGCCGGTCGTGTCCGGCGCGGGACGGTCGCTCAGCACGGTCCGCGCCCCGTACGCGCCGAGCACCCGCTCGGTGATCCCGGGCAGCAGCCGCCACTGGAAGCCGAGCAACGCCGCGGCCGCGCCCGCGTACGTCTCCCGGCGCGGCCGCTCCAGCATCCGGATGATCGCGCGCGCCACCACCTCCGGCGGGTACACCGGTGGCGGCGGCGCGGGCCGGCGCCCGGAATGATTCGCGGCATTCGCGAAGAACGGCGTGTCGATCGTCGCGGGCAGCACCGTGCAGACCGAGATCCGCCGCGCCCACGGCTCGTGGCGCAGCTCCTGCCGGACCGTGTCGGACAGCCCGCGCACGCCGTGCTTCGCCGCGTTGTACGACGACATGTACGGCATGGTGATCTCGGCCAGCACGGACGCGTTGTTGACCAGCACGCCGCCGCCGGCCGCGCGCAGGTGCGGCAGCGCGGCCCGCATGCCGTACGCGGTGCCGAGCAGGTTGACCTCCACCACCCGGCGGAACTCCTCCGGCGGCACGTCGGTGAGCAGCCCGTAGACGGCCTCGGTGGCGTTGTTGACCCACCCGTCGATCCGCCCGGTCGCGGCGGCCGCGCGGGTGGCCAGGTCGGTGACCGCGGCCGGGTCGGTCACGTCGGTCGGCACGACGAGCGCGCGCCCACCGGCCGCCCGGCAGTCCGCGGCGACCCGGCCGAGCGCCTCCACGCCGCGCGCGGCCAGCACCACGGACGCGCCCCGGGCGGCGAGCGCGCGGGCGGTCGCCGCGCCGATGCCGCCGGAGGCGCCGGTTATCACGATCGTCGACTCGGAGAGCGGTGCGGTGAGGGGCATGGACACGGCGTACCCACGGATCGTCCGCGTTATCCGGGACGGCGATGTTTTGCCGGACCGCCGTGGGGTTAACCAGTGACCGGCTCTCTCAGCTGTACGTCACCCTGCCGGCGGCTGGTTTCTTGGTGTCCGTATGTCGAAACAGCGGAGGTGAGCGATGCGCGTGGGCCTGATCAGGGCCAATGCCCGTCCCATGGAGGCGGGCACGTCCAGGGTGGCGGCCGAACTGGCCGCGCTCGGCCACGATGTGCGAATCTTCGAGTGCCGCGGCTCGGGGCCGGCCGACGGCGATGAGGTCTTCACCGAGAAGGGCTACGCCGTCCACCGGGTGTCGCCGCCGGCGCCGCAGGGCGCGGCCGGCCGCTTCGTGGCGCAACTGGCCGGCGTCGGCCGCCGGCTCGCGGACCGGTGGTCCAGCGGCTGGATCCCGGATGTGGTGCACGGCCACTACTGGCTCGGCGGGCTCGCGGCCGCGACCGCGGCGCGCACGTCCGGGCTGCCGATGGTGCAGACGTTCTACTCGGTCGGGTCCGCGCAGCGCTCGCTGGGCGAGCCGGACGCGTGTCTCGGTGAGCGCATCGCGATGGAGCGGGTGCTGACCCGGGCCGCGGACGTGGCGGTCGCCCAGTCGCCGGACGAGGCGGACGAGCTGACCCGGCTCGGTGCGGCGCGTGCGTCCGTGGCGCTGATCCCGTCCGGGGTCGACACCACGATGTTCGCGCCGGACGGTGCGGCGGAGTCGCGTACCGGCGGGATGGAACGGATCCTCTCGGTCGGGCTCGGCCCCGGCCACGGCCAGGACCACCTGATCCGCGCGCTGCGGTACGTTC
This genomic window from Catenuloplanes niger contains:
- the folP gene encoding dihydropteroate synthase, giving the protein MAPKRRLGAREFDFSRQVAVMAIVNRTPDSFFDRGRTFALRAAVDAVLAAAADGADWIDIGGVPFGPGPEVTEAEELDRVIPVVEAVRAASDVVISVDTYRTGVARAAIDAGADVINDTSGLQDDALASLVAASDAALVITHSLASPPRTPHPRPVYQDVAGEIAVFLAARAAKAVSLGVPPERIIIDPGHDLNKNTRHTLELCRRLHEITAIGYPTLAAVSNKDFIGETLDLPGGLRLPGTLAAVVLSIVQGARIVRVHDVPAAVSAVRLTEAVLGWREPVYTRHNV
- a CDS encoding pyrimidine reductase family protein, whose product is MRTLDYAAADLVETYAMERPSLRVNFVASADGAATLDGRSGGLGNANDQHVLGLLRQLADVLVVGAGTLRAEGYGPLVLGADAIAHRRAHGLPDHPRLAVVSARLYELGPEHPSFAAAPVRPLVITVGAAPADRRRALSGVADVLLCGDEELDAAALPGLLAGRGLPGVLCEGGPALFGALVAADVVDELCLTLSPWLAGAGASRIVTGPPAAPRAMELRHVLTDDELLFLRYVRRRS
- a CDS encoding SDR family oxidoreductase is translated as MPLTAPLSESTIVITGASGGIGAATARALAARGASVVLAARGVEALGRVAADCRAAGGRALVVPTDVTDPAAVTDLATRAAAATGRIDGWVNNATEAVYGLLTDVPPEEFRRVVEVNLLGTAYGMRAALPHLRAAGGGVLVNNASVLAEITMPYMSSYNAAKHGVRGLSDTVRQELRHEPWARRISVCTVLPATIDTPFFANAANHSGRRPAPPPPVYPPEVVARAIIRMLERPRRETYAGAAAALLGFQWRLLPGITERVLGAYGARTVLSDRPAPDTTGNLTGSRATGRARGEWHGMGRMLARTGAATGLAVGAAAILTARRRRAS
- a CDS encoding glycosyltransferase, whose protein sequence is MRVGLIRANARPMEAGTSRVAAELAALGHDVRIFECRGSGPADGDEVFTEKGYAVHRVSPPAPQGAAGRFVAQLAGVGRRLADRWSSGWIPDVVHGHYWLGGLAAATAARTSGLPMVQTFYSVGSAQRSLGEPDACLGERIAMERVLTRAADVAVAQSPDEADELTRLGAARASVALIPSGVDTTMFAPDGAAESRTGGMERILSVGLGPGHGQDHLIRALRYVPGAELVIIGGDADRDVVRALGELARRSRVADRVRIVGAVPHERMAGWYRSADVVACTPRTPPSGTVPVEAMACGVPVVGYALGGIAESVVDEVTGRLVKPGDVRAAGYALRELIGTKVQRTAYGDAAVDRVRCRYTWERTASALEAVYQGLLTPRAATA